From one Bradyrhizobium sp. Ash2021 genomic stretch:
- a CDS encoding DUF1688 family protein yields the protein MLAIGLDDALPNFRIHLDCIDRTVDLVLKVTREAYPSFEIPFHSRWRHFVANGDNRWADIADQSRWADRAARARAEFDLAIVSVFLDAGAGPSWRYRDPKTGSAIGRSEGLGLASLAMFAGGAFSADPREPLRVDAGVLANFAAADLERGMQVSDANPLVGVDGRAELLRRLGTLVASKPDVFGSRDTARPGGLFDQLALLADGQELPAPTILTELLQQLGPIWPSRLTLGGIALGDCWKHPALTTADATSGLVPLHKLSQWLAYSLIKPLQTAGIRVTDIDGLTGLAEYRNGGLFVDTGVLAFRDPEAAQQEHEVASSLVVEWRALTVALLDRIADGVRHRLKLDATSLPLAKILEGGTWAAGRRLARERRADASPPVKVISDGTVF from the coding sequence ATGCTCGCGATCGGCCTTGACGATGCGCTTCCGAACTTCCGTATCCACCTCGATTGCATCGACCGCACGGTCGACCTGGTGCTGAAGGTGACGCGCGAAGCATATCCCTCCTTCGAAATACCCTTTCATTCGCGCTGGCGGCACTTCGTCGCCAACGGAGACAATCGTTGGGCTGATATCGCCGACCAGAGCAGATGGGCCGATCGCGCAGCCCGCGCCCGGGCCGAATTCGATCTGGCAATCGTCAGCGTCTTTCTCGATGCCGGCGCCGGTCCATCGTGGCGCTATCGCGATCCAAAAACCGGATCGGCGATCGGCCGTTCGGAGGGGTTGGGACTGGCGAGCCTTGCCATGTTCGCGGGCGGCGCATTCTCGGCTGATCCGCGTGAGCCATTGCGGGTCGATGCCGGCGTGCTTGCAAATTTCGCCGCTGCCGACCTCGAGCGCGGCATGCAGGTGTCGGATGCCAATCCGCTGGTCGGGGTGGACGGTCGCGCTGAGCTGTTGCGCCGGCTCGGCACGCTGGTGGCCTCGAAACCGGACGTATTCGGCAGCCGCGACACAGCGCGGCCCGGCGGCCTGTTCGATCAACTTGCGCTGCTGGCAGACGGCCAAGAGCTTCCCGCCCCAACGATTCTGACGGAGTTGCTGCAACAGCTCGGGCCGATCTGGCCATCGCGGCTGACGCTGGGCGGGATCGCGCTCGGAGACTGCTGGAAGCATCCGGCGTTAACGACAGCGGACGCGACCAGCGGTTTGGTGCCGCTGCACAAGCTCTCGCAATGGCTGGCCTATTCCCTGATCAAACCGCTGCAAACCGCCGGCATCCGCGTAACCGATATCGATGGCCTCACCGGCCTTGCCGAATATCGCAACGGCGGACTTTTCGTCGATACCGGCGTGCTCGCGTTTCGCGATCCGGAAGCAGCGCAGCAAGAGCACGAGGTAGCATCGTCGCTGGTTGTGGAATGGCGCGCGCTGACAGTGGCACTGCTTGACCGCATCGCCGATGGCGTGCGGCACCGCCTCAAGCTCGATGCCACCTCGCTGCCACTAGCGAAAATTCTCGAGGGCGGGACCTGGGCTGCCGGCCGGCGGCTGGCGCGCGAACGTCGCGCTGACGCTTCGCCTCCGGTGAAGGTCATCAGCGACGGCACTGTATTCTAG
- a CDS encoding GTP cyclohydrolase II — MTRSNRVDHIRITSHPAPGAKLNFPIAWGAASARERGPVIGTVSRPQDRNVIGTHGGSYSVYRALAVSSGALDPIRRPDLTNTHPAETIGPFPQWTDPQRIVSLDPWGHLAAENFAKEIAEGIDIRPSIAITRARLDLPELQAAIEAGRLKHDGEFVHKNGSVSVVKIAIDPVWYLPGLAQRFATTENNLRRQLFEQTGGMFPELVTRPDLQVFLPPIGGTTAYLFGDVTKLPDHRTKITCRVHDECNGSDVFGSDICTCRPYLIHGIEECARAGQTGGLGIIIYNRKEGRALGEVTKFLVYNARKRQEGGDAAAQYFERTECVAGVQDARFQQLMPDVVHWLGLKRIDRFVSMSDMKHDALTSQGVEIVERVPIPDDLVPADAHVEIAAKKAAGYYTAEPQQDPINPVGRSLEKY, encoded by the coding sequence ATGACTCGTTCGAATCGGGTTGACCATATTCGCATTACCTCGCACCCGGCACCGGGCGCCAAGCTCAACTTCCCGATCGCGTGGGGCGCAGCCAGCGCGCGTGAACGCGGACCGGTGATTGGCACGGTATCGCGTCCGCAGGATCGCAACGTGATCGGTACCCACGGCGGCTCCTATTCGGTCTATCGTGCGCTCGCCGTGTCATCAGGCGCACTCGATCCGATCCGGCGTCCGGATCTCACCAACACCCATCCCGCCGAAACGATCGGGCCGTTTCCGCAATGGACTGATCCGCAGCGGATCGTCTCGCTCGATCCGTGGGGACATCTCGCCGCTGAAAACTTCGCAAAGGAGATTGCCGAAGGCATCGACATCCGTCCGAGTATCGCCATTACGCGCGCCCGTCTCGATCTGCCCGAACTGCAGGCGGCGATCGAAGCCGGGCGGCTCAAGCACGACGGCGAGTTCGTACACAAGAATGGAAGCGTCTCCGTGGTCAAGATTGCGATCGACCCGGTGTGGTATCTGCCTGGCCTCGCGCAGCGCTTCGCAACCACCGAGAACAATCTGCGCCGGCAACTGTTCGAACAGACCGGAGGCATGTTTCCGGAACTGGTGACACGGCCTGACCTGCAGGTATTTCTGCCGCCGATCGGCGGCACCACGGCCTATCTGTTCGGCGACGTTACCAAGCTGCCGGACCACCGCACCAAGATAACTTGCCGCGTGCATGACGAGTGCAACGGCTCCGACGTGTTTGGTTCGGACATCTGCACCTGCCGTCCATACCTGATCCACGGCATCGAGGAATGCGCGCGCGCCGGGCAAACCGGCGGATTAGGCATCATCATCTACAATCGCAAGGAAGGCCGCGCGCTCGGCGAAGTCACGAAATTTCTTGTCTACAACGCACGCAAACGCCAGGAAGGCGGCGATGCCGCGGCTCAGTATTTCGAGCGCACCGAATGTGTCGCTGGCGTGCAGGATGCCCGATTCCAGCAGTTGATGCCGGATGTGGTGCACTGGCTCGGACTGAAGCGAATCGACCGCTTCGTTTCCATGAGCGACATGAAGCACGATGCGCTGACCAGCCAAGGCGTCGAAATCGTCGAACGCGTGCCAATTCCCGACGATCTTGTGCCCGCCGACGCGCATGTGGAAATCGCGGCAAAGAAGGCCGCCGGTTACTATACGGCCGAGCCGCAGCAAGACCCGATCAATCCGGTCGGCCGATCGCTCGAAAAATATTGA
- a CDS encoding N-carbamoyl-D-amino-acid hydrolase translates to MRVINVAAAQMGPIQKADGREAVVKRMIALMDEAKARGADLIVYPELALTTFFPRWYMEDQAEADGWFEREMPNATTKPLFERAARHQIAMSFGYAELTPDRHHFNTCILTDKSAQIVGKYRKVHLPGHSEFDTERAFQHLEKRYFEPGDLGLNVWRALGGILGMAICNDRRWPETYRVMGLQGVEMVLIGYNTPSVNAEKSEEGSEKRLFHNRLSVQAGAYQNSTWVVCVAKAGIEDGHPLIGGSLIVDPNGEIVVEARTEEDELLVHACDLDATVFGKKTIFNFANHRRIEHYGLISSRTGAVPPPEN, encoded by the coding sequence ATGCGCGTCATCAATGTTGCCGCTGCCCAAATGGGCCCGATCCAGAAAGCCGACGGCCGTGAAGCCGTCGTGAAGCGCATGATCGCGCTGATGGATGAAGCCAAAGCCAGGGGCGCCGATCTGATCGTGTATCCGGAGCTCGCACTCACTACTTTCTTTCCGCGCTGGTACATGGAGGATCAGGCCGAGGCCGATGGCTGGTTCGAACGCGAGATGCCCAATGCGACGACGAAACCGCTGTTCGAGCGAGCGGCCCGACACCAGATAGCGATGAGCTTCGGCTACGCCGAACTGACACCGGACAGGCACCATTTCAACACCTGCATCCTCACCGATAAATCCGCCCAAATTGTCGGGAAGTATCGCAAGGTTCATCTGCCGGGCCATTCGGAGTTCGATACAGAACGCGCCTTCCAGCATCTGGAGAAGCGCTACTTCGAACCGGGTGATCTCGGTTTGAACGTCTGGCGCGCGCTTGGCGGCATCCTCGGCATGGCGATCTGCAACGACCGGCGCTGGCCGGAGACCTATCGCGTGATGGGCCTGCAGGGCGTCGAGATGGTGCTGATCGGTTACAACACGCCCTCGGTCAATGCCGAGAAGAGCGAGGAGGGGTCGGAGAAGCGGTTGTTTCACAACCGGCTGTCCGTGCAGGCCGGTGCCTACCAGAACTCGACATGGGTCGTGTGCGTCGCAAAGGCCGGTATCGAGGATGGACATCCCCTGATTGGTGGCAGCCTGATCGTCGATCCCAATGGCGAGATCGTCGTCGAGGCCAGGACCGAAGAGGACGAGCTGCTGGTTCACGCCTGCGATCTCGACGCCACCGTCTTCGGCAAGAAAACGATCTTCAACTTTGCCAACCATCGCCGTATCGAGCATTACGGCCTGATCAGCAGCCGCACCGGCGCGGTGCCGCCTCCGGAAAACTAG
- a CDS encoding amidohydrolase/deacetylase family metallohydrolase: MPFDLILRGGRVIDPSQKLDAVTDVAFAAGKVAMVGNELKADPGTDVRDVSGTIVTPGLIDLHTHVYWGGTSLGIDAEEFCRTSGVTTAVDTGSAGPGNFAGFRKHVIEPSQVRILAYLHVSHAGIFGFSHRVMVGESEEMRLMNPVDAVTVAEANRDLIVGIKVRVGLHASGTSGIVPLEIALEVAEQVGMPLMAHIDHPPPSYEEVLARLRPGDVLTHAFRPFPNTPATVQGTVKKVVLEARERGVLFDIGHGKGSFAFKTARAMLANGFYPDTISSDVHLLCIDGPAFDQVTTMSKFLCMGMPLPDVVAASTVNAAMALRRPELGSLKPGSVGDATLISIKQGQFDYVDVVGEHLIGDRKIVSEGVVIGGRWWHPNQSSKFKPLAG; this comes from the coding sequence ATGCCTTTCGATTTGATCCTGCGCGGCGGCCGGGTGATTGACCCCTCCCAGAAGCTCGATGCCGTGACGGATGTCGCCTTCGCCGCCGGCAAGGTGGCCATGGTCGGAAACGAGCTCAAGGCCGATCCGGGAACCGACGTGCGCGACGTCTCGGGTACCATCGTTACCCCGGGCCTGATCGATCTGCACACCCACGTCTATTGGGGCGGCACCTCGCTCGGCATCGACGCCGAGGAGTTCTGCCGCACCTCCGGCGTCACCACGGCGGTCGACACCGGCAGCGCCGGCCCCGGCAATTTCGCGGGCTTCCGCAAGCACGTGATCGAGCCGAGCCAGGTCCGAATTCTCGCTTATCTGCATGTCTCGCATGCCGGCATCTTCGGCTTCTCGCATCGGGTCATGGTCGGCGAGAGCGAGGAGATGCGCCTGATGAATCCGGTCGACGCCGTCACCGTGGCCGAGGCCAATCGCGACCTCATCGTCGGCATCAAGGTTCGAGTAGGTCTTCACGCCTCCGGCACTTCGGGGATCGTGCCGCTCGAAATCGCGCTTGAGGTGGCCGAGCAGGTCGGCATGCCACTGATGGCGCACATCGACCATCCGCCGCCGAGCTACGAGGAGGTGCTCGCCCGGCTGCGTCCGGGCGACGTTCTCACCCACGCATTCCGGCCGTTTCCCAACACGCCCGCCACCGTCCAGGGCACGGTGAAAAAGGTGGTGCTGGAGGCGCGAGAACGCGGCGTGTTGTTCGATATCGGCCACGGCAAAGGTTCTTTCGCCTTCAAAACCGCACGCGCGATGCTCGCCAACGGCTTCTATCCCGACACCATCTCCTCGGACGTCCATCTCCTCTGCATCGATGGTCCAGCCTTCGATCAGGTGACGACCATGTCCAAGTTCCTGTGCATGGGCATGCCGCTCCCTGACGTGGTCGCGGCCTCGACGGTCAATGCGGCGATGGCGCTGCGGCGTCCCGAACTCGGCAGCCTCAAGCCGGGGAGCGTCGGTGACGCCACCCTCATCTCGATCAAGCAAGGCCAGTTCGACTACGTCGACGTCGTCGGCGAGCATCTGATCGGCGACCGCAAGATCGTGTCGGAAGGCGTCGTCATTGGCGGCCGTTGGTGGCACCCCAACCAATCGTCGAAATTCAAGCCGCTCGCAGGCTAA
- a CDS encoding ABC transporter substrate-binding protein — MDRRTLLKGLAGAGSLAATGGLSMPALSQGAAARTLRFVPQANLANFDPIWGTQYVVRNAAALVWDTLYGLDATLQPQRQMVEFEEVSDDGLVWTFRLRPGLKFHDGEPVLSKDVVASLTRWSARDPMGLMLKAIQNELTAVDDRTFRWGLKQPYPKMLLALGKNSTPCAFIMPERIAQTDPFKQIPDYIGSGPMKFAKSEWVPGAKAVFEKFADYMPRQEKASWLAGGKQMLVDRVEWVVIPDPATAAAALQNGEVDWWESPITDLVPSLKKNRNINVDIADPLGNIGSFRMNHLHPPFNDVRARRAVLAALSQEDYMRALVGDDTSLWKPLPGFFTPDTPLYTEEGGEILKGKRDFAAAKKLLAESGYSGQPVTCVVAQDQPITKAQGDVTADLLKQMGMNVDFVATDWGTVGSRRAQKTPPGQGGWQVFHTWHAGADCINPAAYNAIRANGDKAWFGWPTSEPVEKEVLAWFDAKNLDEEKAAVNRLNRAALEDVVYAPTGFFLSYTAWRKNVSGVVKGPLPFFWGVSKTA, encoded by the coding sequence ATGGATCGCAGGACTCTGTTGAAAGGATTGGCCGGGGCGGGCAGCCTGGCAGCGACGGGCGGCCTTTCGATGCCGGCCCTTTCCCAAGGCGCCGCGGCGCGCACCCTGCGCTTTGTGCCCCAGGCCAACCTCGCGAATTTCGATCCCATCTGGGGGACCCAGTATGTCGTGCGCAACGCCGCCGCGCTGGTCTGGGACACCCTCTACGGCCTCGATGCCACGCTGCAGCCGCAGCGGCAGATGGTCGAGTTCGAGGAGGTGTCCGATGACGGTCTGGTTTGGACCTTCCGGCTCCGGCCGGGGCTGAAGTTCCACGACGGCGAGCCTGTGCTGAGCAAGGATGTGGTGGCGAGCCTGACGCGTTGGTCGGCGCGCGATCCCATGGGGCTGATGCTCAAGGCGATCCAGAACGAGTTGACCGCCGTCGACGACAGGACCTTCAGATGGGGGCTGAAGCAGCCCTATCCGAAGATGCTGTTGGCGCTGGGCAAGAACAGTACTCCCTGTGCCTTCATCATGCCGGAGCGGATCGCCCAGACCGACCCGTTCAAGCAGATCCCCGACTATATCGGCTCGGGCCCCATGAAGTTCGCGAAGAGCGAGTGGGTGCCGGGCGCCAAGGCGGTGTTTGAGAAGTTTGCCGATTACATGCCGCGGCAGGAGAAGGCGTCCTGGCTCGCCGGCGGCAAGCAGATGCTGGTCGACCGCGTGGAATGGGTGGTGATCCCGGATCCTGCCACCGCGGCGGCAGCCCTTCAGAACGGCGAGGTCGATTGGTGGGAGAGTCCGATCACCGATCTCGTGCCGTCGCTCAAGAAGAACCGCAACATCAACGTCGACATCGCCGACCCGCTCGGCAACATCGGTTCGTTCCGGATGAACCATTTGCACCCGCCCTTCAACGACGTGAGGGCGCGACGCGCCGTGCTCGCGGCGCTGAGCCAGGAAGACTACATGCGTGCGCTGGTTGGGGACGATACCTCGCTCTGGAAGCCGCTGCCGGGCTTCTTCACGCCGGATACGCCGCTCTACACCGAGGAGGGCGGCGAGATCCTGAAGGGCAAGCGCGATTTCGCAGCCGCCAAGAAGCTTTTGGCCGAGAGCGGTTATTCGGGCCAGCCGGTCACCTGCGTGGTGGCGCAGGATCAGCCGATCACCAAAGCGCAGGGCGATGTCACCGCGGATCTGTTGAAACAGATGGGCATGAATGTCGACTTCGTCGCGACCGACTGGGGCACCGTCGGTTCCCGCCGCGCCCAGAAGACGCCTCCGGGCCAGGGGGGCTGGCAGGTGTTTCACACCTGGCACGCCGGCGCGGATTGCATCAATCCCGCCGCCTACAACGCCATTCGTGCCAATGGCGACAAGGCGTGGTTTGGCTGGCCGACGAGCGAGCCCGTGGAAAAGGAAGTGCTGGCATGGTTCGACGCCAAAAATCTCGATGAGGAGAAGGCTGCGGTCAATCGCCTCAACAGGGCGGCGCTCGAGGACGTCGTCTATGCGCCGACCGGCTTCTTCCTGAGCTACACGGCGTGGCGCAAGAACGTCTCCGGTGTGGTGAAGGGACCGCTGCCATTCTTCTGGGGCGTGTCAAAGACCGCATGA
- a CDS encoding ABC transporter permease codes for MVSYIVRRILATLPVMAIVALFVFSLLYIAPGDPAAVIAGDQASPADVERIRQSLGLDRPFLVQFGSWVWHILHFDLGTSIFTNLPVASLIAQRIEPTLSLMAVTLVLTILIAVPLGVVAAWKAGSWVDRTIMAFAVFAFSLPVFVVGYVLAYVFALQFEWLPVQGYTPLAEGFWPWLRNLILPAVALGSVYIALIARITRASMLEVLQQDYIRTARAKGLDQRSILFVHALKNAAVPIVTVIGIGIALLIGGAVVTESVFAIPGLGRLTIDAILRRDYPVIQGIVLLFSFLYVLVNLIVDLTYTLVDPRIRY; via the coding sequence ATGGTCTCGTATATCGTCCGGCGCATTCTCGCGACCCTGCCCGTGATGGCGATCGTCGCGCTGTTCGTCTTTAGCCTGCTCTACATCGCGCCGGGCGACCCGGCGGCGGTGATCGCGGGCGACCAGGCGAGCCCGGCCGACGTTGAGCGTATTCGCCAGAGCCTCGGCCTCGATCGGCCGTTTCTGGTCCAGTTCGGGAGCTGGGTCTGGCACATCCTGCACTTCGATCTCGGCACCTCGATCTTCACCAACCTGCCGGTCGCCTCGCTGATTGCGCAGCGCATCGAGCCGACGCTCTCGCTGATGGCGGTTACCCTCGTCCTGACCATTCTCATCGCCGTGCCCCTCGGCGTGGTGGCGGCATGGAAGGCGGGGAGCTGGGTGGACCGTACCATCATGGCATTCGCCGTGTTCGCGTTCTCGCTTCCCGTCTTTGTTGTCGGATACGTCCTTGCCTACGTGTTCGCGCTGCAGTTCGAATGGCTTCCCGTGCAGGGCTACACGCCGCTGGCCGAAGGCTTCTGGCCATGGCTGCGGAACCTGATCCTCCCGGCCGTCGCGCTCGGCAGTGTCTACATCGCGCTGATTGCGCGCATTACCCGAGCCTCCATGCTCGAGGTGCTGCAGCAGGATTATATCCGCACCGCCCGCGCCAAGGGCCTGGACCAGCGCAGCATCCTGTTCGTTCATGCGCTGAAAAACGCAGCCGTTCCGATCGTGACGGTGATCGGTATCGGCATCGCCCTCCTGATCGGCGGTGCGGTGGTGACCGAAAGCGTGTTCGCGATTCCAGGCCTCGGCCGGCTGACGATCGATGCGATCCTGCGCCGCGACTATCCCGTGATCCAGGGCATCGTGCTGCTGTTCAGCTTCCTCTATGTGCTGGTCAACCTGATAGTCGACCTTACCTACACCCTGGTCGATCCGAGGATCCGCTATTGA
- a CDS encoding ABC transporter permease — protein MTVSTSSTAPVPPGLVIAPHLPDLLLPVKIRRGVLGFLGNHPTVAIGGALLLCLVLIAVFAPYLGTVDPTALAPAKRTRAPSADFWFGSDMLGRDIYSRMLYGARVSLTVGLSVALLASIAGLAIGLVSGFVRWVDGILMRFIDGLMSIPPILLAVALMALTRGSVGNVIMAITVAEIPRVTRLVRSVVLSLREQPYVDAATASGTRTPMIILRHILPNTLAPMLVQATYICASAMIVESILSFIGAGTPPTIPSWGNIMAEGRALWQVKPFIVFFPAAFLSVTVLAVNLLGDGLRDALDPRMAKGL, from the coding sequence TTGACCGTCTCGACATCAAGCACGGCGCCGGTGCCGCCAGGCCTCGTCATCGCGCCGCACCTGCCGGATCTTCTGCTGCCGGTTAAAATCCGGCGCGGCGTCCTCGGCTTCCTTGGCAATCATCCGACGGTGGCGATCGGCGGCGCGTTGCTGCTCTGCCTCGTGTTGATCGCGGTCTTCGCGCCGTATCTCGGAACCGTCGACCCCACCGCGCTCGCGCCCGCCAAGCGTACGCGCGCGCCGTCGGCGGACTTCTGGTTCGGCAGCGACATGCTGGGCCGCGACATTTATTCACGCATGCTCTACGGGGCGCGGGTGTCGCTCACCGTAGGCCTTTCGGTGGCGCTACTTGCCTCGATCGCCGGTCTTGCCATCGGCCTCGTCTCGGGTTTCGTGCGATGGGTCGATGGCATCCTGATGCGGTTCATCGACGGGTTGATGTCGATCCCGCCGATCCTGCTCGCGGTCGCGCTGATGGCGTTGACACGCGGCAGCGTCGGCAACGTCATCATGGCCATCACGGTTGCTGAAATCCCGCGCGTGACGCGTCTGGTGCGCAGTGTCGTGCTGTCGCTGCGCGAGCAGCCTTATGTGGACGCGGCCACAGCCTCCGGCACGCGAACACCGATGATCATCCTGCGCCACATCCTGCCCAACACGCTGGCGCCGATGCTGGTCCAGGCAACCTATATCTGCGCCAGTGCCATGATCGTGGAGTCCATCCTCTCCTTTATCGGCGCCGGCACGCCGCCCACCATTCCGTCCTGGGGCAACATCATGGCCGAGGGCAGGGCGCTGTGGCAGGTAAAGCCCTTCATCGTGTTCTTTCCCGCCGCGTTCCTGTCGGTCACTGTGCTTGCCGTCAACTTGCTCGGCGACGGCCTGCGTGATGCGCTCGATCCGCGAATGGCCAAGGGCCTATAG
- a CDS encoding ABC transporter ATP-binding protein: MALLEVQNLQTHFRTPEGINRAVDGVSFHVDEGETLAIVGESGCGKSVTAMSLMRLIPEPPGKIAGSVRFQGRDLLPFSEREMRAIRGNDISMIFQEPMSSLNPVLTVGRQIGETLRMHQGLDKQGAEARAIEMLTLVGIPEPVRRVREYPHQLSGGMRQRVMIAMALACNPKLLIADEPTTALDVTIQAQILQLMLDLKRRVGAAIVLITHDLGVVAEIAERVMVMYAGRKVEEAPVAELFRSPRHPYTQGLLGAVPKLGSSLTGAARRLAEIPGQVPSLKTRIEGCVFAGRCSLATDLCREVAPGLEQKAPRHIAACHYAPKAAAEA; this comes from the coding sequence ATGGCATTGCTCGAAGTCCAGAATCTGCAGACCCATTTCCGTACCCCCGAGGGTATCAACCGCGCCGTCGACGGCGTCTCCTTCCATGTCGACGAAGGCGAGACCCTGGCCATCGTCGGTGAATCCGGCTGCGGCAAGTCGGTCACCGCGATGTCGCTGATGCGGCTCATCCCCGAGCCCCCGGGCAAGATCGCGGGCTCTGTCCGTTTCCAGGGAAGGGATCTGCTGCCGTTCTCCGAGCGCGAGATGCGCGCCATCCGCGGCAACGATATTTCGATGATCTTCCAGGAGCCGATGTCGAGCCTCAATCCGGTACTGACCGTCGGCCGGCAGATCGGCGAGACGCTGCGGATGCATCAGGGCCTCGACAAGCAGGGCGCCGAGGCACGCGCCATCGAGATGCTGACATTGGTCGGCATCCCGGAGCCGGTGCGGCGCGTGCGCGAATATCCGCATCAGCTCTCGGGCGGAATGCGCCAGCGCGTGATGATCGCCATGGCACTCGCCTGCAACCCAAAACTCCTGATCGCCGACGAGCCGACCACGGCGCTGGACGTCACGATCCAGGCGCAGATCCTGCAGTTGATGCTGGACCTCAAGCGCCGCGTCGGCGCGGCGATCGTTCTGATCACCCATGATCTCGGCGTGGTCGCCGAAATCGCCGAGCGCGTCATGGTCATGTATGCCGGCCGCAAGGTTGAGGAGGCGCCGGTGGCCGAGCTGTTCCGCTCGCCCCGTCATCCCTATACGCAGGGCCTGCTCGGCGCGGTGCCCAAGCTTGGCTCCTCGCTCACGGGTGCGGCGCGGCGCCTCGCCGAGATCCCCGGGCAAGTGCCGAGCCTCAAGACGCGGATCGAGGGCTGCGTCTTTGCCGGGCGGTGTTCGCTGGCGACCGATCTCTGTCGCGAGGTCGCGCCGGGTCTCGAACAGAAGGCTCCCCGCCACATCGCCGCCTGCCATTACGCGCCCAAGGCGGCGGCCGAGGCATGA
- a CDS encoding oligopeptide/dipeptide ABC transporter ATP-binding protein, giving the protein MSAPLLQVNDLKKHFPVRGGLFRRKAWIYAVDGVSFEVERGETLSLVGESGCGKSTVGRAILRLFDITAGQVVLDGQRIDGLSPAGLRSMRRRVQVVFQDPFSSLNPRMRVRGILAEPIRNFGLAKSSAELEAKVAALMDTVRLPRDALNRRPHEFSGGQRQRIGIARALAAEPELIVCDEAVSALDVSVKAQIVNLLQDLQQQFGLALLFISHDLAIVEHMTHRVAVMYLGKIVEMAPRQQIFTAPKHPYTRALLSAVPVPEPGAARNPMILKGDVPSPINPPSGCRFHTRCPFVFDRCRTEEPELRSTGNGQWAACHLEALPEKPGPAR; this is encoded by the coding sequence ATGAGTGCGCCGCTGCTCCAGGTCAACGACCTCAAGAAGCATTTTCCGGTCCGCGGCGGCTTGTTCCGCCGCAAGGCCTGGATCTATGCCGTGGACGGCGTGTCCTTCGAGGTCGAGCGTGGCGAGACCTTGTCTCTCGTCGGCGAGTCCGGCTGCGGCAAGTCAACGGTCGGCCGCGCCATCCTGCGACTGTTCGACATCACCGCCGGCCAGGTGGTGCTGGACGGCCAACGTATCGACGGTCTTTCACCCGCGGGGCTGCGCAGCATGCGCCGCCGCGTGCAGGTGGTGTTCCAGGATCCGTTCTCCAGTCTCAATCCGCGGATGCGCGTGCGCGGTATCCTGGCCGAGCCGATCCGCAATTTCGGTCTCGCAAAATCTTCCGCCGAACTCGAGGCGAAGGTTGCGGCGCTGATGGACACCGTGCGGCTGCCGCGCGACGCGCTGAACCGCCGGCCTCACGAATTCTCCGGCGGTCAGCGCCAGCGCATCGGCATCGCCCGCGCACTCGCGGCGGAACCCGAACTGATCGTCTGCGACGAGGCGGTCTCGGCGCTCGACGTCTCGGTCAAGGCGCAGATCGTTAACCTGCTGCAGGATCTGCAGCAGCAGTTCGGCCTCGCGCTGCTGTTCATCAGCCACGATCTGGCGATCGTCGAGCACATGACGCATCGTGTCGCCGTCATGTATCTCGGCAAGATTGTCGAGATGGCGCCGAGGCAGCAAATCTTCACTGCGCCGAAGCATCCCTACACCAGGGCACTGCTCTCAGCGGTGCCGGTGCCGGAGCCCGGGGCCGCCCGCAACCCGATGATCCTGAAGGGCGACGTGCCGAGCCCGATCAATCCACCCAGCGGATGCCGTTTCCACACAAGGTGTCCATTCGTGTTCGATCGCTGTCGGACGGAAGAGCCGGAGCTTCGGTCGACCGGAAACGGTCAGTGGGCGGCGTGTCATCTCGAAGCGCTGCCCGAAAAGCCGGGGCCCGCTCGGTGA
- a CDS encoding helix-turn-helix domain-containing protein: MKWDALEEEPCSLARTIGVIGDRWTLLILRECFLRTRRFEGFQSALGITRHLLAERLKKLVRQGVLRRIPYQESPKRHEYILTQKGLDLYPVMMALVHWGDTHMVDERGRPLLHEHRNCGKMFDPVMICSECREPLLPKEVHTHPGPGARSAAERLAAQKSTKAKPRRRAA, encoded by the coding sequence ATGAAGTGGGACGCCCTGGAGGAAGAGCCGTGTTCACTGGCCCGCACCATCGGTGTGATAGGCGATCGCTGGACCCTTCTGATCTTGCGGGAGTGCTTTCTGCGCACGCGACGGTTCGAGGGATTTCAGTCGGCGCTCGGGATCACGCGCCATCTGCTTGCCGAACGGCTTAAGAAGCTGGTCCGGCAGGGCGTACTGCGTCGCATTCCATATCAGGAATCGCCCAAACGGCATGAGTACATCCTGACCCAAAAAGGCCTGGACCTGTATCCGGTCATGATGGCGTTGGTGCACTGGGGCGATACCCACATGGTCGACGAACGCGGACGGCCCTTGCTGCATGAACATCGCAATTGCGGCAAGATGTTTGATCCCGTGATGATTTGCTCCGAATGCCGTGAGCCGCTTCTGCCCAAGGAGGTTCATACTCATCCAGGTCCCGGCGCGCGCTCTGCCGCCGAGAGACTAGCCGCCCAGAAGTCTACCAAGGCAAAGCCGCGCCGCCGCGCGGCATAG